GAAGTACACAAAAAAAGATCTTATACAGAGtgttcacatgacgtcacggcggccatgttggtgttccaaaacaaagaaatgtcggccatgttggtgtaccaaactaatcctccgggaatcaAACCCTATTTTTATGCAagtactttcttttgtttaggtaatccaatatggctgctggtcacatgagtgaaaacgctctatttgAATGATTTAAGTTTgggacatgtacatgtaagttctcAAACACTCACCGAAACAAATGGCGCAATACTCCTGCGTGTACACACATCAGTCATAAAAACAGTTTCTGTAATGTTGAGGAATTCCTCCACAGTAATAGGTCTTCTGCAAATGTCCAGTTACAGTAGAAACTGTGTTACCAATATTACATGGAGTTCTAACCTATTTTTTtcactacatgtacatacatactGTATCTAGTCCTTGAAGCAGTACTGTATATGTTACATACTTTCCACTAGACAGTTTGTCTAGACTTATTATTGACAGCCTCCAGAAAAAGGCTGAGAGGGTTTGGATCAAGAAGTCTTATGGAATAAATCATGATACAGGTACATTCCCGTAAATTCTTAGCAACGCGTTGTGGTAGAAAACACAAATCTGCAGGCTCCAAAATCCTGGTCACCAATGCAACTAAAATTGAGTACTAACTTGTCTAGTGAGCAGAATTTAACAACTGGTAATGCCAACAGGCAACTTACTAAATTGCACTATGAAATTAGACAGGATGAAATATCATTATTTTAAGGAATTCTCTGCAATAAACTGGTGCAACttatgcatgtacatgtaaaacaaaTTCCATTAGCTACATGATTtcgtttcaagaaaaaaaaaaaaaaaagattcaagCATGCAGGGAGGTTCTAACCTCTGTTTTGGATTTGTGTCCcattgtcccggattcaactctacaaCACTTTGTAAagagccaactggttgcctccgaccagttggggttcttaattaTAAACCATGTTTTAGTTAAGTTTGAAGCGTTTCTTACAGATAATGAGAAGTGAGTTGCCGGTGAACTACAGCTTTGATAcaacgaaaaccaccgatccgTGGAATGGGCCCAAGTTATCGAGTAACTGCCCCGCCTACttcagttaaccctttcactcccaagagtgacacctatagattttactctgtctaacgcccgacgatttcactcgtcaatggggagccccacaggagtgaaagggttaacaacagctagatacactcaaaaactatgtccccattaaccctttaactcccaatagtgccacttatagattttactgtctaacgccagacgattttactcgtcaatggggaaccccacaggagtgaaagggttgacaacagctagattcactcaaaaactatgtccccattaaccctttccctcctaagagtgacacttatagattttactctgtctaacgccagacgattttactcgtcagtggggaaccccacaggagtgaaagggttaaaaatttttcattgatgaaattcctttcccacagTAGCCAGTTTTTGCCTTCATGGTGTACCGGAACAACCACAATATGGAAAGATATGTTTTCAAAATCATGAGTCCCAggaaaaaatggataaaattgttCTGCTTTCAAGTGCAACCATGGACTCACTGTTACATGTACTTCGAGTGCAAGGAAGGTTCCCTGGACTGAAAAGTTGCGTCGAACACAACACCtctcaagaatttgaactacatgtattttacaaGCAAAAGTGGGCGGTTTTCTTAATAGCTAAGTGCACTCCACTATAAACAGAGCATTTACCGGTACATTCTATGTTTACTTACACTTCTTGTGTAACATTCTTGCTTTTGTCCACATCAGTCTTGTCTCCGTCCTCAACTTCCTTGATTGTGGACAATTTATGACCATCAGAGCCAAAACCAGAGACATTCTCATCAGGCATGCTGCCTATCTCAGAATCAAAGCTGAAATTCCACTCTTCACCATACTGCTTGTGAAAGCTCTCACTGTGCACTTTCTTTGCATTCGAATCAAATTCAGTATGGTTGGAACATGGTGCTGTGAATTCGAGCCTTGATGCTTGCGGTTCCCCAAGGATGTCTTGTACCTTTGAATGTTGCATTGCACTCAATGCCGAAGTTTCATTCAATCCATCCATGATGGCCTCTTTGCATCTTGTTTGATTTATAGTTGTGTTTTCTCTATCACAAGTAACTGGTTTGAAGGGTGATGGCATTTGGTGCCAGTGATTAAGAGTGCTTCCATTTTCTGCGATTTCTGATATCTGTGaatgttgtgttgtgttctcaCTTAATCTCTGAACACTGGCCTCTTGACACCTTGTGACATTCATGTTGGTCTGTGCACCATCACATGTAACCCATTTGAAAGGTGACTTGATCTGTTGAGGACTGTAGCTGGAATCTTCGCCTGCTTCAGCCTCCAAGCTGTCACCTTTCTCTATGCTGTGATCCTTACTCTTCTGGCTACAAAAGATTACTTTCATTCCCACACCTGATGCTTCCAGCTGTTCTGCCATTTTCTTGCTTTGCAAATGTTGTGTTGTGTTTATATCTGTGGTTTCATTTACACAGGAAGTTGCAATGTCTCCTTGACATCTGGTTTCAAATGAGGTCAGACTCGCTCTTTTGATGGCAGCAGAGGCCAATGGGGATGTGACCAGTCCTTGGCCATACCCTGAAGTTATGTCCATTTCAGAGCACTCATAGATGCTCTTCCTTTTTGTCTTATTTGAAGAAATGTCAAGACCTCCAAGGCTGTGGCAAGTTGTCAATTCGAGATTTACCTCCTCTTTTTGATTACGATTCCAACCTTCAGGCGAAGCACACGCGGTGCCACTTTCTTCAACTGTAACCTTACTGTTTTCAAGGCTATTATTTCCTGAAGTATGGGACAAAACTTCACTTTCTTGAGGCATTGACTTCGAAGACTGAAGCAAACACTTGCTGTCGTTTTTACCAGATGTTTCTCTTGTGCTGACTGGCATTGACAGTGGTATGGGGTCAAGAATACATCTTCTTTGTGCCTCAAAACCAGGGTTGCCTTGATTGTCAGAGGCTGCTATTGACTCCGTCTTTGCTTTATCCGATTGCTGTTGAATGCCATGCCTTGCCAAATTATTTCCTTTGATTAACAGCTTGTTAGCATGACTAATACCGTTGGGAGTGAAGTCTTTCGTACTTCCAGAGTGTTCCAGGATGTCTACAATATTACTGCCAGTAGGCTTTTTATCTGGCAATTTAGCCCACCCTGGGCCAAAGCAAGAAGTGACTTCAATGTCAGTGACATCGTAGATGCTTCGACGTTTTGATTTCTGCATTTTGTGGTCAATAACCTTATAACTGTGACATGATGTTAATTCCAAATCGTTGTCATCATTGAAGTCATTTCCATGTGAATGAATAGTAATCTCTGCAGCCTGATTCCATGTTGCCCCTTTCAAGGAGTGTCTGTTCTTAGTGTCAATTATTGCACTCTCATTACTTGCTAGAGAAATGTTGGATTCATTGTAATCTTTCAATCTTAAGGTTTTATCAGCTACTAACATTCTGTTGTGTACAAATCTGTGACCACCGTTTTCAACACAAAGGGAAGCCTCAGTGGTAGCTGTAATATCCATTTCACTAGAAACTTTGTCTACACCATTACAATCAGGGCCCCTACCTTCACAGAGAGACCTCAAGAAGACCAAAGAATCGACTTTGTTTGCCGCATCGCTGCCAGGCAATTTGCCTTGACGAGTATGCTGTGTAGAGGTTGAAAATGATCTGCCTCTGCAAACTGTGAAGTCCAAGATATCAGTATGACCTGGGCCGGCAGAACGTACTTCTGCCGTATCTGACGAGGCCAAGTCATTTGCTAATATGCCATTTCCGTAGCAGTTGGTAATATCAAGCTGATTGACAGGTTCATTCAGTTGCCCTGCATTTTCCTCAATCAAAGTTGTTGTTTGCGCAGCTTGAAATGTTGCAGATCCATGAACTGCTGTTAAATCCATTTCTCCATCCATCTGGTCACTCACATTCATCGTTGAACAGTTCACATAGACATCTCTAACTCCATCCAGTGTCTGCAAGAATGCTGAGGAATCCATATTTCTTGTAAGCACACCTTCCCCTTGACAAACAGTGAGATCCAATGGGTCAGCACTCTCTCCTTTGGGGCCATACACCAGAGTTTGATCTGTAACTGCACCCGCAAGGCTCTTCTTGGGTAAAATACCACGACCATAACAACATGTCATGTTGAGATGGGAAGTTTGGCCCTCAACATCTTCTTTGTTGTGATCTGTCGTTTTCTCCCCAACTAAACAAGATGTTTCTATTTTAGATGAAGTGCATGTGATATAGGATGAACTACATGTAGCTCCCAGACTTCTACCAGTGTATGAAGTCTTTTTACTTGTGTCTTGCTGCTCAGAAGAGTTGACAAATCCAGGACTGAAACATGATGTAATGTCCATGCAAGAAGCCTCATAGATGCTTCTTCGCTTTGTCTTCTGCATTGTGCGGTCAAGAGGTCCATAGCTTTGACAGGTTGTCAGTTCCAAATCATCACACAATGGTTTCTCTTCGAGCAAGTACGCTCCATTCCAACCAACGTGTTGTGTTCCCTCTGAGGAACTCCTCACATCTGTAATTTCTCCCAGTGGTTTTCTTGGACAACTAATTCCTACCTTATTGGAATAATCTGTATTATCTTTGAAAGGTAATACCTCGCTGTTTTCAGAAATTGATGTATTTGATTTCGATGATATCAGGAGAGGTCTGCAATCTGTTTTATCACtcatttctatttctttttgagTTGATGTAGGGTTATTGATTGAGGGGGTTGCTTTCAAAGACATAAGGAAGGCAGTGCTATCCATTTTGCCTGCTTCCTCAGAATTGATAGGCAATGACAGTGGTGCACCATGATTGTCACAAAATAACACTTCCTGTTCTTTACTCGTACATGTAATGTCTAGTTCAACAGCTGCATCACTTTCAAAGATCATGGTTTGGTCTCCTGAATCTGCGGCAGTAAACTTGTCTAGAAGGGGCTGATTAGAATCAATGCATATTGTATGTTCCATTTCTTCAATCATTTGTGGAGAACTTGAACGTGGTTTTGCAGTGCTGAAGAGTGAGTCAGTTGCATTCACAGTTACACCTTTGCATAGTGTGATGTTTGCAGTGCCAGGGGTTTTAACTTCCTCTGATGTGTCCACAAAAGGGCAGCTTTCACGCTTCTTTATTTGGCCTGTATGGACTTCACTTGTTTGAACAAACTGTGCTTCTGGCATTATCTatacaaaaaattaatagtgATCTACCGGCACATTAAGTCTTACATTAAGATAAAAACTTCCGATGTAAGTATTGATTGTGATGTGTTTGTGCACCAGTGCATGTGAATGTAAGTACATGTATTCAAGTAAgcatttaaataattattaaattgtgCCAATGTATAGCAAGGGGATgtgtaaaaattatatttaaaaacTATTTGATCTATTCAGTCTCCAAATCTTGagacaaatttaaaaatttataagTTTTGCAATCAAGACTAAATTTTGGAAGGAGATAGGAGGGGGAGGTAGATAGGAGTTGTATGAGGGAGAAGAGGAGGGAAAAATAAAGCACCAGGGTGTGTGTGAATACAAATTTGATGGGTTGcgggtttttcttgcactaaCAAGTTTGACGATCACCAGAGCggtagcagcaatgttttgttgagtgggagagagagatggatgaagatcttgctgcgttgttgatctcagataattaattaaataaaaaattcatTAATTCGGGTGACCAACTTGGagggctccccgaaattttcCTTTATAGAGCACGAGCCTTGTTGTACCTGATTTCCACCAAGCTCATACAATGGGATGTTCTCGTCTTGAATGTTCCCTTTCAGAAGAGTATCTATTCCtaaaattgtaaaaaatctGTTTCTAGCAAACGTGGTTTACGCATTTTCAGGAAAAAGAAGGACAGCTGCCTGAGAAGCAAAAGATTATCACAAGTGAAACAAATGTGTATCTGAAGTACAGAGTTATGGTATATGAAAGATTGAAGTATCATCACACTAATAATAAGTAATTATGGAACTTAAGATCTATAATGGCGATGTTGATGAAAACGCCACAAGATggtgatatcattggttaaaagaacataaaattaatactaccatttgcgtccatccttgaagcAAGACGCATTTTGTGCGAAGTTGTACTTTTCAAACATTAACGGTTCGTCCAGTTATGtatcacttttgaccaatgaaatgTTGGCGGTTATGTCatgaaattgacaacgtttTTGACAGCATACCAGCATGTTGTGTTCATGTGCTCTCAAAGTTTTCAGGGTTTTTTGAAAGTGTTCGGGTTTTGCATGACCGCCCTAATAACGTCTCTGCTCGTTTTGcaatggacaaaaaaaaattcaacgtcAACAAGTTTGGAATGAGGTAAATTACCATCCAGTTGCTTAATTTAAaatcaagattttaaatgctCCTTGAAACACGAAAGAGCATGTGTGCGCAGAATGCCCTAgacacagaaatattttttcctcacTCTTTCTAGTTTCACATATTTTTTTCCTCATAGTTGCTAAATCATGTATCTCTTCTTGGTAAAGTATACCACATTCTATATTTCGCGTCTTTGGAAACCAGCGGGAGATAGACCTGTGTTTATAACTCTACTAGATTCCCGGAAAGATTCATGAATATCTCCACCCTCAcggaaaacctgaaaacttgaagagcacgtgaacaaaacatgctcAGGGTATGCCCTCAAAAACGTGGTCAATTTCACAACATAACCACCAatgtttcattggtcaaaagtgacacaCGCCCGGACAAACCATTAACgcttgaaaagtaaaacttcacGAAAAATTTGTCACGCTTCAAGGGTGGATGCAAATGGtagtaatcgtgctgcacatgcagcacaGATTTTAGCTCACATTTTTGCAGTTCTCTGCAAGATGACAACCTGAATTCAagaaattttaggttttgacgacaatgtgagcatgcaacagagaatctctCATTccctattttcagtctgaaaccacTCGTACCAAGTTTAGGTAATGTTTTTAGGATACATTGTACAATCACGTGAACGAGACGGAATAATCACGGAAGACTtatactagagcaaagttctattttgatgtgacgttttcgttgacgtcgccatCATAGATCTTAAGATCCCTATTATCTCTTATACTGCAGAcactcgaacccatgacctctgtgatgctggtgcaatgctctacatgtaccaactgagctatgaagccacacagttgggagcaggtcaatttattgGGCTCATATCTCTTCCTGTGAGAGGAATAATAttatgaatgaaagaaatgtgtaaTTTAAGCATGGGTTATAGATGCATGAACCCAATAAACTGACCTGCTGagtcccaactgtgtggcttcgtagctcagttggtacagTGTAGAGCATTGCACATGCAGTACTGGCATGTAGCAGAGGTCACGGGTTTGAACCTTGTTCGAGCCTACTGAAAATTTTCAGCTGTCTATAAGACATCATTGTCCAAATACGTGCAAGGATGACTCTTGAAATTGAATTTGCTTTGGTAAAGGGAAGTAACAACTAAAAAGCCTGAAAATCAGAGTTCAGGGCAAGGATTGAACAGATATCTTTGTAACACCAGTTGCTACAAGCTTGAGCTACATCTATGCACAGTACTCTAGGACTTGGCTCTTACACAAAGCGTCCAACAGATCAGCATGCCCAACAATATACATCAAATTGTAAGAATCAAGGATACAAATGCAACTATTGATATCGGTGGTGTCCAGTACCCACAGGAAAGATGATAATTAATAGTAACTTCAAGAAAAAcgtttctggacaagttattcTAGTTAGCAGCATGTCACACACCACTATGGATGTTTGGCACAAGTGAGTGAAACCTACGAGACAGTGAGCTTGAAACATTTTGCCCCTTGGTTGACAGTATTATAGAGTAAACTCTAAAGATTTGTTGAACATACCTTGAATCGATTTCGCTGGCTCTCTATATTCACTGTTGAAAATATCCAAAGAATAAAGAATGATCATTACTGACAAACAAGTTTTTCAGCCCATTGACCTCTCAGGCTCTGTTGatcagattttactctgtctaaagccagattttactcgtcattgGGAGCGGttcaggaatcaatgggtttaATGCGGATTCCATGGATTATGCACAGTTTTCTGTAGTACATTCTTGTTCATGCAAATACACTAAAAAGCATTTTGTTAACCTTGTCCCTCAAAGCGTTTTTTGAATCCCAAGGGAGGAACTATGAAAGAGTGTACATGCCGTTCTGAAATATACTCACTGAAATAAATTtcctcatttttttctttgcaaaaaatgAGGTACGTCAATAAATAATCAATAGTTGATTGACTATTGGCTTACCTTTGAGAGGGATTGTTGGCTGTTTGAAGATTATCTAAAAAAGGTTGTCAATTTGAAAGTATACAATGTGAATCAATCAACTTAATGAAACAAGACAATGAGCCAGAACATAATAATACCAAAATCCCCTCGaacgtactttacttaattgcatttaaaaaaagataatcaTTCACACAAGTTGCATGTAAACAATCATAGTCATGACAGATACATACTTTGTTCAACCTCTTTCTTCCAAGCAGCCTGCCAATCTTCAACAAAAAATTCCCTGAAAGAGAAATTTCACTTATTTGATTGTGAATCTACCGGTATTTGGGGTTGAGCCATATTGCTTCTTTCAAAAACATGTGGACTCTAAACTTCTAATTAATTCAATCACAagtgtctttttcttttaattaaactCATTTTTATCCTGAGCTTGGGGTTAGGTGCCTGAGAGAGTCGTGTCAGATGGGGACGTCCACACACACAATGAGATGCCCGATATCATTGCTCGACCAGACTCTACCAATTTTTTATACTTACCAATGAAGGGGTTGGGAAGGAGTTTAACTCAACAAGTAAAAACAAACTATACATTTCCACGAGACAGAAACAAtacaaattaaataaaatttaatagcCAAGTGTCAAGGCTgagaaaaaattattattgcatCACCTTATTGCACAAATACAATGCAGTTCcttcaaattacatgtacagaACTGTAAATGTATATTAAAACGCTGTTGCTGTGAATGAAATTGTGAAGTCAGGTTTGAAGTTACAGTGTACAGTACAAGGCTCAAATAAATTATCCATCTGTGTCAAGTTCCTGCCCTTATCATGCAATAATCTAAATTTCCCAGTCAAATGAAGGTACATAACAATGCATAAAACTAATAAGCTCACTTAATCTCGTTTTTCTCAGCGAAACTGACTCGTCGCCCAGATGACTGCCGCGACTTCTTTGATTTACTTCTGCAATGTCATAGGAAAAAAACGTCAGTCTTCTAAAATGTATAGATCGTATTCAAACAATgtaaatggcggtcaagaaattataaCTGTTTCTTTGTGCTcacatcctcactagcctcactttggagcaaaaattctttaaaattttgttcgcgctaacgaggctagtgaggatgattagcataaagacaaaagaataattactaaTAGTCGCTATTTATGAACATTATGGTCTATATATACACTGTATAATATCATTGTTATAAAACTGAAGGATCACTTGATAAGTGATAGATTGGTTATTAATAAAGTAAAAGTAATAGCGCACAAGTGAAGCAATAGTATAatcaaataatataataattattttgatgtcttttcccttccttttcattggccgagagcccaccacatGACCTGCAATCACTGCCTAAAAATAAGTGTTTTACATGAAATAACATTCTGATTATGCATAATTAAAAccacgctcttgagtgaaaaTGGAAAATGGAAGACTGCATTcaaaattcttcagctttgttgatgcctatATTTTGTCACtgaacgtttgactgtaagCACAATTTGAAGtttataaataaaattatgctgagaaggaaaccaattgattttTGCCACTTCTTGACTCCTGCAAGGCAGCGTGCGCTTACCGCTTCTCAAGAACAAACTAAGTGATCAAatgacaaaacaattattgaactctGTTATTGCAAAATAatgtgatttgtcagtgtctggcagatcaattatttgcctcattcttcggcttcggcaaataatagACCTGCTAATAGACTGAACTAATAGACCTGCTAATAGACTGAATAATagactgacaaatcacgatattttgctcaatctcaaccaataattgttaattgttccacaatacaaacaaaatggacaaattaaAATACATGACTGCAGTTTAAAAACCTTGAATCATTGTCCAGTGAATTTGGATCCAACTCCTCTAGAGCACCAGCTTTCAAAGGTGATTTTGAACCCTTTAAAATCTAAAggtataaaagaaaaatacaatgtaaaCACGAGGAAAATTAATTGGTCGCATTTGTAGGAATCATGATTAAGGAAACAGTCAAATGCTAATAATTTACATTATaggtaatcgctagttgttgtccttcagtagcatttggagtaatgattgcaagttcaaatcccaccctggtcagagtttttccctgtccttgtgtgggcccaattccaatactagggttgatccctgatggaataattgggtacaaaactTCACAGTAGGGTTAGGCCTCATTTgaacttgcaatcattactccaaatgctactgaaggacaacaactagcgattacctaaaattaggcttgggccgagccgaatttgtccttgtgaataacatctcacatacccacagccagctcccgttctggccttgtagcccagtcggtagagcagcggtgatctaatccgaaggtcgtgggttcaaatcccaccctggtcagagtttttctctgtccttgtgtgggcccaattccaatactagggttgatccctgatggaataattgggtacaaaacttcacagtagtgttaggcctcattcgaacttgcaatcaATTTACATATAACTTAAAGATATAATTTTTGTCATGTAACAATACACGAAAACTTGTAacagggggcaaacaacaccaTAACGATATAATCAAGGCATTATCAAGTTGACTCACAGAAGATCTCCGACCAGAAGACTTCCTTTTTCCTCCAATTGTGATTCTGAAGGTCAAGAATATAATAAGTTAAATTCAACTCGCTTAAACCTTTGATATTCACTTTGCACACAAGGCATCTGttcaccttgaaaaaaaaaatctctgtaaCATTCAAACATGAAGTGACAAGATGAAAAAGAGATTAGTGAAAGAGTAACTACAGACCCAATTTCTTGAAAACCTTTTCTTGGcaaacactttttcaaaaaaggcaATGGGAAAGCACTGTTGTTACTCAGTAATTTTCTTAATGTCAAACCATATggattgaaaaataaaatgcttAAGCTTTCCACACTTCTACATTGTAGATTCTTGTTCACAGTTAGCGGTGATTGAACATTTCAAGTGACATGTGACCTGACCAGCCTAAAAGGCAAAGGTCACTTTATTTAATGtcagtagttccttcagttatgaaactggtatcaatggaagacTCCCTCTGGTGACCAGTGCTCagttttacggatatttaaagctaccGGTATAGccacacggatcagaggaaagtcgaaacagacatTGAAGTCACCCAGAAACCTGTCTATGCcgcaaagcaaaaaaaaagcagaTTCAACTGAAATATTATTGTACACCCTTACAAAATTAACCACTCAGATAGATTCTCAGGGCAAACCACTTTTTGAACTTGCCAAAGAAAACATGCCACATGGGAAAGGTTGTAAGTGTTTACTGTGACtcaaaaaagcattttctgggaagaaaaacattttgtttgCAAATATTTTTGATTTGCACAAC
The genomic region above belongs to Montipora capricornis isolate CH-2021 chromosome 5, ASM3666992v2, whole genome shotgun sequence and contains:
- the LOC138049355 gene encoding uncharacterized protein, translated to MEAIIPSSDSENRITIGGKRKSSGRRSSILKGSKSPLKAGALEELDPNSLDNDSRSKSKKSRQSSGRRVSFAEKNEIKEFFVEDWQAAWKKEVEQNNLQTANNPSQSEYREPAKSIQGIDTLLKGNIQDENIPLYELGGNQIMPEAQFVQTSEVHTGQIKKRESCPFVDTSEEVKTPGTANITLCKGVTVNATDSLFSTAKPRSSSPQMIEEMEHTICIDSNQPLLDKFTAADSGDQTMIFESDAAVELDITCTSKEQEVLFCDNHGAPLSLPINSEEAGKMDSTAFLMSLKATPSINNPTSTQKEIEMSDKTDCRPLLISSKSNTSISENSEVLPFKDNTDYSNKVGISCPRKPLGEITDVRSSSEGTQHVGWNGAYLLEEKPLCDDLELTTCQSYGPLDRTMQKTKRRSIYEASCMDITSCFSPGFVNSSEQQDTSKKTSYTGRSLGATCSSSYITCTSSKIETSCLVGEKTTDHNKEDVEGQTSHLNMTCCYGRGILPKKSLAGAVTDQTLVYGPKGESADPLDLTVCQGEGVLTRNMDSSAFLQTLDGVRDVYVNCSTMNVSDQMDGEMDLTAVHGSATFQAAQTTTLIEENAGQLNEPVNQLDITNCYGNGILANDLASSDTAEVRSAGPGHTDILDFTVCRGRSFSTSTQHTRQGKLPGSDAANKVDSLVFLRSLCEGRGPDCNGVDKVSSEMDITATTEASLCVENGGHRFVHNRMLVADKTLRLKDYNESNISLASNESAIIDTKNRHSLKGATWNQAAEITIHSHGNDFNDDNDLELTSCHSYKVIDHKMQKSKRRSIYDVTDIEVTSCFGPGWAKLPDKKPTGSNIVDILEHSGSTKDFTPNGISHANKLLIKGNNLARHGIQQQSDKAKTESIAASDNQGNPGFEAQRRCILDPIPLSMPVSTRETSGKNDSKCLLQSSKSMPQESEVLSHTSGNNSLENSKVTVEESGTACASPEGWNRNQKEEVNLELTTCHSLGGLDISSNKTKRKSIYECSEMDITSGYGQGLVTSPLASAAIKRASLTSFETRCQGDIATSCVNETTDINTTQHLQSKKMAEQLEASGVGMKVIFCSQKSKDHSIEKGDSLEAEAGEDSSYSPQQIKSPFKWVTCDGAQTNMNVTRCQEASVQRLSENTTQHSQISEIAENGSTLNHWHQMPSPFKPVTCDRENTTINQTRCKEAIMDGLNETSALSAMQHSKVQDILGEPQASRLEFTAPCSNHTEFDSNAKKVHSESFHKQYGEEWNFSFDSEIGSMPDENVSGFGSDGHKLSTIKEVEDGDKTDVDKSKNVTQEVRPITVEEFLNITETVFMTDVCTRRSIAPFVSMNSAQTTKDMLISSLVSAPKIACYEEAFLTIESQIKEIKAKVEQQKMELNSSNPRLFMEAQSASKKELLTMRTDARRLRCSCEDLAALEWKEKKYKLNKAILSKIKENHQGLATDVHVIEDSLAIVDDCLKLVDKADKDLDQKSKNVELCLQDCEKKLEEQAKVTDELQTVTKTVQESKEELTELASKQSSLQNEKEKLQDKKQELEKMIIEKEEELRVIKLYNQQDQTPSHPIKATFNLIESIQEWDLDEWDESRAKFTFFMKTVELVALFGPLPDGKGTKDSWEQSVESIQLNYAAPENINSYQRKVHTVLKRSICRARLMEMCPTKAGLTKVLEDMSFLMFKAKCVGDEIYKICLGHLATFTEDKFLVEFVSAKAFVKFLLDIQFDALLYPEGLSFTVHLKIGRVSKAKIEEALKAVKFGPFYLSRLVQTADELLDANLAPLK